ttaaaataaaaaatatacttattcGTTCTATTTGGTGATAACAATAaactatgcaaaaaaaaaaaaaaaacttcaatgctattagattgtgttttttttttaataagttttttaagtataaaagtaaaaacactAGAAAGAATAAATCTACAGCTACAATACTTTCCAAgagattttagttctttttaatatatttcatagcGTACACCACCTCTAGGTTCTccctctctcctcctctctctctctcctctatatatatatatatatatatatatataaagacactTGAAGTTACTTAAGAAGTAAGAGTCCCCTTACCAACTCTACCTTTCCAAATCGTGTACATGCATATCCTCCATTGGTGTctacaattgtttttcaaaagtattattAGCTCAATCTTTTGTCCCTTTTActcttaatatattaaaatgttgATATGCATAAAGTTATTCGAATAACATCAAAACTtagtttctttgtttgtttgcttttttttttttttttctaaaaaagttataaagatatgttttaatttttttaaattaaattaaattttaaccgaGCTAATCAACATATAAGTGAAATCGTTCGAGTTACTTGAGTTTTGATAGAGTtagtttttactttattttcattgaaaccTAGCCTAGACTAAATTTCATATAAACTTGTATAGCAgcataaaatttaataagattgaaaaaaatttagcttttatattattattttattttgaaatcattACCAtaggatatataaaaaaattcacataaatatattattatgattcTGAATGAtttatctaaaatttatttaataaaagatctaatcttaaaacataaaaactaatccaataatactattaatattaacataacaATAAAGAGAGACTACGTCTCCTCTTTTACTAACATTCCTTAGCATAGATGCAATCAATACAAAAATAGCTAACAGTTTCCATTAAGAAACGGTGGATGTCATCATTAACGTAAAGTAACAAACTAGGACAATCTTATACTACAACTTTTGTATCTATTAGGCACTTTAATACCATATGAATTTGAGTAGAGTGGGGTGGTTCGACGATTTTAAAAATCTGGACTGGCTTATCATATCAATTCAGGACCTGATTGACCTGAAATTTGATTAACTCGGAATTAAGATCAATTCgggttaaaaaacaaataataaaaaaaaacataattaatccTAATTAAAAACTAGATTGATCAACTGACCTAGTTAATTTGGTCACAATTTCGTCCCTAactcgttaattttttttttttaatttgtgttattttgattttgaatttttttactttaaaactCATGACCAAGAACCTttcccaaattaaattttacaaaaaatatatgggTGGTCTAAACCCATATCAGAAGAGTGGCTCTAGAGTTTGCCcattttcttgaattctttGTGGTCAATtcaagccaagaaaaaaaatataattatagtatcttttttcctttttaccaTACATACTTATAAATCCTTTCTTTTATTCGTTGTATCTTTTTGACCTCTCCTTCGTCGACaaataaagtagaaaaaaaaaaaattagggttccTTTCTCATTTATTGAGCAAAGACAACATGGATGCTGCTTGtcttttaatatagttttagtTAGATTCATCCACACCttacataaaataaacaaggtaCAAATCAAATGGTGACTATGGTCACGACCAAAGAGCCAAAATGGGTTCTTAACTTGACCACAATGCAAGAGTTTGGTCTTTTTTTGACTTCCTGAGAGAGAGACATGTTTCCTTCACATTTCACATTTGATCGAATTAACCCCTCtactttatatttatcaaacaaGCCCTTCTGCTTCAAATTAAAGAGTATTTGACAGCTCCCATCAAATTATCCTCAACATTTTTCAATCACGTATAATCTTTAGTCAGTGTAAGAGCTTGATAAAAGGAATCACATCATCATTATTTGCAAGTAAAAGGGTTGATTTGttgtgatatgaaaaaaaaaggactcaATTTGACTAGCACAAAAAATACAAGGACCATAAGAAATCCTTAACCACATTCTCATTATGTAGCCACCTCCATTGTCATGCAGTCCCATCTACAAATAGCACCGTTTGGGTGTGTACAGGACCGAATAaggttgacaaaaaaaaaagcttggaagGAGTTGGTGCAATTTAATGAGTGgattaagttgaaaaataaccaaacttcCTCCACTCAAACATGTGAGTATTTGACGAGGTCTTGGTTGCTTATTTAAGTGTTTGACATGTGGGTTGATATTGTTGTTAAGAGATATTTTGCTGCTTTGAAAGTTACGAGGAGAACTTGGTTAAGGAATTTGAAATTCTAGAGGTGTGTTTTCAGGTGAGGTTCCTTACTAGAGGATactgttttcttcttcccttctttAGGATTTCGTGGACTGTAAAAAGACATGTTGCATAGGAAGAGTCTCAGCTTCTAGATAgagattttttcttctaataatCAATATAAGAAGGCAGCTCCTGGAAGATTTGAATGGAACAAGCTAGCTCCTGTCTTTCCTTGATTCAGGTCGTTGTAAGCAGCTGGGGTTGAAGCTGGATATATATTGCATACTTGAAGCTTTTGATCATATATGAGAAGTTTCTGCTGGAGGATTTTGGAGAATATTTGAAAACTTTTGCAAGATTTTTGTTGAGTTATTGAAGTACAGATTGAAGATATCTAGCTGTTGAAGGAGGGCTGTCCTTTTGTTTTGGTAAGTTAACTGAATTGCTATGATCTAGTTTGCAGTGTGTATCCTTTCTTGTTCCCAAAATTTTGGTGGCATCTGCTTGCCCCAGTCATTAAAAAGGAAGGAGAGACTATCCCTTCTGCACCTCTTTTTGTATCCTTCTCTTCTGTTTCGAGATCGATGATGTCTTTTCTGTTTCGAGATAATAATTGAGAaactctttttatatttgtcttTTCTGAGTTGAGATAGTaccttttatatattaaatttagggAAAATGCATGGAAACATAATCTTTGATTAAACTTTCTTAGATTCTTGAGAAAGCAAATTGGTGATCTTGTAACTTCGAAGAGGTCCCATATTCAGATGTGGGAGGTTACAAAATGTTCTTTACTTGCAAAGGAGTTTGTGCTAAATAAAACAAGTTGCTTTTGCAAAAGTTGTGCAACTATTTATGAAGCAGAAAACATCTTTCTCCATTCACACTTAAAGTAAATTGcactttttttgtttaatcttttctttttgtctctAGGGAGATTATTAGTTTAATCTCCAGCTTCCTTATAGCTTAACAAGTAATGCTAAAATGATCCATGCAAATTAAAGTTAAGCCTCCCATCTCCTTCTTCTCTCTTGTTAGTCAGGTTCTGGTTAAAGTATTAAGAACTTGTTTGATGGGTTTTAGTTTTTCTGTCAAATTAGTTTGATGGGTTAGGTCAGTCCATTTCCTGGTGCGGTTCAAAAAGTAGCATTAGCATTAGCATTGGGTTAGTTGGAAAATCATGGATGCATCAATTATGGTCAATCCAATTTTATGAGCATTTGTTTACTTTTCTACTGCTTGGTTGACAGGTTAGAGATGGGCTCCACACATGCCACCCTCTTGGTTGTTTCCTTGATTTTCTTGGTCATTTTAGGCTCAAATCTCATTGCAGGACAAACCTTCTCATCAAATTCTTCTGAGCCTGGTAAGCTTTCGAAGATTGAAGTTGCTCTTCAATCCGGAAATCCAAACTGGCCCATTTCCTTAGATGGAGAAAAGTACTTGGCCCTTAAGCTAATGATTTCTTGGTGTTGTTCTGGTTTTATCAGGTACAAATGTGCTTGCTGTAAACAATGTATCACAGACTGTGATGCAGCCAGATGATACTGTGAGGGTGGATCCACTAAAGGATTTCAAGAAATATAGAGGAggatatgatataaaaaacaaacattattggAGTGTAATTCCCTATTAATCTCtctttaaattcataattatgtGAAATCATGATGCTCATGGAGGAAATCAGTGATGCCATCATAATTTTAGCATTTATTAATGTAAtctcatgttgtattttttgcAGTCAACCATGTTCACAGGAGTTCATGGATATGTCATTGGCGTAATCTGGCTTCTTGGTGGCATAGCATATGGAGGCTTTCTGCTAGCAACTGTCTTTTGTTGTAAGAATAGAAGGAATGAAAAGCTGAAGAAAAGATCACCTTGCCATAAGCAATGTTGCCTCTGGCCTATTCTCCTGGCTATATTTTTCACCATCTTAGCAATGTAAGTCACTCCACTTTTGCATTCCAAAATCCAAATAATATTAACTGATGCAAGTCTAACAAATAGAAAACTATCTGCAGAACTGCATCTGGGCTTGTTCTTGGAGGGAATGCGAAGTTCCATTCGCGAGCAAAAACTGTTGTCGACATCATCATTGACACGGCAAACAATGCAACGAAAACCATGTACAACACAACAGGAGCAATGAAGGACATGAAAGAGAGTCTAGGAGCATCTAATCAAAGCACTGCGGTTCAGGCGTCTAGCTTCCTTACCTCCACATCAGAGCAACTTGATGCTGAGGCTGCTGATATACAAAGACAAGCTAGGAAGAATAGGCGGTTGATCGATAAGGGTCTCAAGATTGTGTAAGTTTGTCTCTCCGATCGCAAATCATGTGTATCCATGTCCATTTGAGCTTCTCTAAAAGATAGTGTATGATACTTGCTACAGGTATATAGTAACCACAGCGACAATTTCGCTGAACCTGGCTGCGCTAATTGCTCTTTCAGGTATTTCTCCCTATGTGTCCAACTCATTAGTCCTGCtgccttttcaatttagttGACTAATACAACTTTTGAGCCTCGTGAAATcagaatggaaaagaaaaaacactccAAAATCCGGAAATTTATTATGATTCAGCATCTGAACATTCATTCATTATTATGATCATGTTGAATATATTTCTCATTTAAAGTTTGAATTCATTCTGTTGCAGTCTGTGGAACTCTGAGGTTACGGCGACCACTTAACATGTAAGTGAAATAAAGGATCCTTACATGGCTGAAGCCGAAAGCACACTTCCTAAAAGAGAGAATTGACTGTCAAGTACATTGGCTTATACAAATTCTTATGATTTGTTTCTCTTGCAGACTAATTGCAGTGTGTTGGATCCTGACTGTTCTATGCTGGATATTTTTTGGGCTGTATTTCTTCTTACAAAAGTAAGTCTTTAAGTTTTTTCCATTACCTCAATTTCTCTATTCTAAACAAAAGTTCATAAGAAATTGATTGAGGAGCTGAGGTTTCTGAGTACTTATTGAGGGAAAATCCACATGTTCTGCAGCTTTTCAAGAGATTCATGCACAGCTCTCGAAAGCTTTCAACAGAACCCTTACAATAACAGCTTGAGTTCAATCCTTCCCTGCGATCAATTGCTCTCTGCAAAACCAGTCTTATTTGATGTCAGTCAAGGGATCTACAGCCTTGTCAATCAGGTAGATTAGCAGGATGCTACATTTCATTTGCATTTTGTTTCTATCCCATCGAACCTCAGTCATTTTATCATGTGATTTACACTAATACCTTCTTCTGCTGAAACATCACAGGTGAATGCAAACTTATCGACCATACAAGGATTGCCTTATACAGTGTGCAATCCCTTCTCAGCACCACCTGAATACCAGTTCCAGCCTGATAAGTGCCCTTCTAACGCAATCCGAATCGGCGATATCCCACAGGTATGTCAAAGGGAAGATCAGAGAAATTTTGCAGCCTAAGATCTTGCTGTTCATGTCCGCTAACTGAATTGCTATTCCATAGGTGTTAAAGGTATTTACTTGTTCCAGTTTCGACAACGGAACATGTGCCAGCGGACAATTCATATCGCATAATGATTATACAACAGTTGAGGCATACACAAGATCCATTCAGAGCCTGCTAAATGTGTATCCTGAGATGGAAAATCTTGTAGAATGTCAAACAGTGAAGGACGCGTTTTCTGAAATCCTTTTGGACCATTGCAAACCATTGAAGAGACACATTCGAATGGTGTGGACATCGCTGGTGTTTCTCTCTTTAGTCATGGTGTTCTTGGTTCTGATATGGGCAAAGCTGGCTCAGCATGAGCAAGAACACCATTCTTTAGAGGGTTCTGTTAAGCCACATTCGTCTGTCGCAAAGGAACCGGAAACTGGAACCAAAGATAGCTCAAACCATACTAGTCCCGTCTAGGATGTAGTAACATTATACCTAGGATACTAAATTAAATTCTGGAAGATCAATGGTGCAAGCCAGCTTCCAAGAACACAGGATCAAAAATCATGATATACGATACTGTACAGGTAGATCATACACATACCATAAAGAAGTGGAGGTCAGAAATCAAGAGGGCTGCAGAGATTGATTTTGTCTCGGTAGGGAGATGGTCACAAAATTTTCAGGAGGAAAGTCATACagattttttcattcatttgatTGAGTATCAGATCAAACCTTGGGGACCAACCCCACTATAGAATGTAACCAAATTTGTCAATGCAATAATATTAAATTCCAATTTAATTCAGATTCCCCCCTAtatcttttacttttctttgtCATGTTATTTTTGCTATTCATTCACCTTAAAtttacttatatattttttttaaaaataagagattttataaatataaatgagatatacagataataataataataataggataatttaaaaagttatatttagtATGATGAacttataatcataattttagcTCATGTcaagttttaatttatactgattttaataaatttaattaacttaattagatttttaatgatttatttgacttgattaaatttaataaaaactcaattaattaaattaaattaaattttttaaaattaaaatctctgttgttttaataaaataattgaaaaataacaaccCTAACCACTAAAATGTAATCAAGCAACATAAATCATTTACTTACAcaattaaataaacatttttccatcccataaataattgaatttcattCCATCATTTTATTGGAAGTAAAACTCGTGGACGACTTGTCGCTCAAACTTAGAAACCGCGCGTAAACCATTTGGTAATAAACAAACTGTCGTCTGCCATTGCTCGGATAATCGCCGATTTGTCGTCAAAAGACAACTTGGAAATGCAAGCACTGCCTGTTAACCACGGAGATACTGAAACAGGTAAGGTCTGCACAAAAAAGGAGCAGCCAACTTCGCCAAAACATGCCCAGTAGAGCTCAAAGACTGTATAGAAGAGTTAGTAAAGTTCACTCCTGGGGTTCAATTTAGGCCCCTCAAGGGAGTTCTCTTCTTAACTGCTCAAAGAAGATCAAAATGATCACCACCCCATTTCACATACTACTTCTGGTAAGAAAGTATTGAACTTTTTGCATTAGAAAATGAACTactttgattgtttgtttccgtttctttctctttttgtgtttggttttctGGGGGAGTGGCATGCTTTGACTCATTTGGGCTAGTTTGTTGACTTTGGTTTTTGATGATATTATTGATGGTTGCTGAGAAATTCAATGATAAGAAAaggattgagaaagaaaaacagatttctatttttgaagttataattttaattggtttaatgtaggttttgtttttcctttttttttttttttttttaaagttgtatATACTTGTATTGGGATTTATTCCTTTGGCCATTGATTGGTTGCGGAGaatttatagaaagaaaatacatgaaaaggaaatagagagggagagaaagttCGTGACTTTATTGTGCtttgattgttgttttcttaattaatgTTACTTAAAAGACAATTTGATTTTGCTTTATgtgctaatttttcttttttcagtcaGTGAGTTAAACTGTTGCAGATTGCTTCAGACAAGTTCCTCCATAGCCTCTATACAAGTGCCTAGCGATGGCATTGTATGATTCTGTAACCTGTGGAAAGGCATGTAAGAAAAAGGACTTGGCGGATGAAGACAGTGAGTCCAAACAGAGAAGAGAATGGAATGATTTGGTTCTAAATGAAGGAACTGAATTggtaaatatatgtttttttgcgGTGCTAGTTTTTGCTTTCTATTGGTATCTTCACAATTCTTAACTGattgtttcaatttttatgaTCATAAATAAGTGTTGAATCTTATCAGATATTAAAGACTGTAAACCTTGAACTTCATGTTCAGGAGCCTTTCTTCACATAACTAAAAGGTAGAGGCTGTTTTCCTGCTTATAATTTCTGTACCTTACTATGAATGCATTCACCTTCTATGTTGTATCCTTGTCATTTCTGGGGTACTTAAAATTAGATTCAGTTAAAGGCCAATTATGGTGATTTGGTACTTTTTGTAGATGGGCTGAAAACAATTGAAGGGAGGTGTGCTGTAGGCGACTATAATCGGTAGAGTTGATGTCTGTTTACTTTTATGTAGTTGGTACACATTTCTTTCTGGTGCAATTTAGGATTCTTGTTTGACTTTTTATatgtctatttttgttattcccCTTCGTTTGGTTCCAGAATGGCATCAGGAGCAGTAATCCTTTTCATTAAGTGTGTTGCTTCAGGTTCAGGTGATAATAATTCCATTCAAACTTCCTATGCTTTCTTTTTACAATTTGGTTTTCTAATAACCTCTTCTCAGCAAGATTTTCATCGCCATGCTTCATTTTTTGAGATGTTGGAAGCAGGGCCTTGAAAAGTCCTTCCTGGAGTAAACACCATAGCTGAAGGTAACAAACTGCACTTTACTGGAAAAAACAACTCGTTTTGGAAGGGCTGAGATAGTTATTTTCTAATATGTGGGCCAAGATAAATGCCTTTATGTTTAGTGTCCATAGCTCCGTGTCTCATTTTCATATCTTTATACCTCAAGTTTATATCTTGGTATTTTATGTTCATACCTCATggttcaaatttatatttagtCCAATAATGCTGTCTTTTCAGGGGTTAGAGTTTActaaaatttttacacagaagagaaggaaagatcCAATGGAGTCCATGCTATTTGTGCTGCAAAATCAGCTGCCCAGCCCTACATTTCTCTAGCTACAATATCCTCCCTGTGAGTCTTCTCACTCCTTGGCCCGTAATGTTCATGCATAGTTGTCGAGGCATAAAGATTTTCTCTTCTCAATGGGCCATAAACAAAGGGAGTAGTGGAAATATTTTGAAACGGTCAAAGACAATCAAAACTAAGCAGAACAAAGGagatttgttttcttggttcTTGATTACTTTTCGCAAGTTTTTCTCATTGAAACATATGCTAAAAATGTGTGCAGCTTCTTTGAGATAGCTTAGTGATGAGTGAAATAGGCTTCAAATTTACTGTCGGGTTTATGTTTCACATTTCAGTAAGCCACTGAACTTGTCCTAACCTTATTATTTCAACATCTGTTTCAAGGTGTTGGGTCAAGGAGGTCTTGAAAGCCTTTTGGGTCTGCCACATCTTCCATGTAAATTAAGAGAGATGCTTCCCCAGACAAAATCAACTAATTTCTCAACATTTGCACTTACCCCTCTGATTTCTAAGCCAAATACATGATTATGACTTGCTATGAATTTCTTGCATTTTAACtttaaatgagaaagaaatgcTGCAGCTGGTTTTAGAACACTTCCATAACTGAATGTAGGCATCtatgtcttttcttttgtttttattcggAATTGGAACAGTCATACTAGATTGCTACAATTTTGTTCATGTTGATGTCTACTTATGAAAGCAAAAACTAGCTCTAAATTGTTGCGATACTCTGAGTGAACCGAACCTCGGATTGATGAACTATTGCATGAATTGCAGTTCCAGTGTCTAGTCTTTTGCAACTTTCCTTTCCATGTTTATAAAGAAGTTGATGGCAGGAGGTTTAGAATAATCGGATATGGATTTGTTGCAACTAGACCATGTGGGTAGTCTAACATATAATTTTATGGACTAGATAGACAGACCAAAGCTAAAAAAGAGGTTTGGTTGTGTAAGAGAACCAGTCTGATAggaaatatcataattttttatttgattgttggaTCATTTTGCCATCTCAGCTCACTTCGAGAAGGCTTTCAAATTAGGCCTTAAAGTTGCTGTtctattcatttttgtttttttcatgtttaatctTGGATTTTCAgctttaattgaattttaaaatacattattttttttttttttttgaattttagccaATGAACTGTAATCCCAAATGGGGTCAAGCCCAAGATCCCATGTTGGATCTGAAAATTATGATCAATACCATTAAGACCTTTTAAACTAGGATTGCCGAGGAACTctcctaaaataaataaataaaaaacgagGACTGCCGTAGCTCACAGCATTCAATCTGCAAGCTAACGTTTCCTCGATAAGGTAACCTTTTAATATCATAAtgtttaaaaagagagagagaacattATAATATCATAGCCATGTCTACCAGtattaaattaagagaaaaggTTAAGTATTTATTGGTGGTTCAATCAACGCATAAATGCCGCATGATGGACCAACTTAACTGCATTTTTTTCGAGTACAAATTTctgataaacttaaaaaaaatatgtttaaatttataaagttcatatgaaaaatatttttaatttataaagttatctgaaatattttataaaaaataaactcacgaCTTCTTCTGACTATTTCAACTGCCACTACTCTGTCACCAGTTTGATGAAACCAGCCTAGAGAAACTACGGCAGAAGGCGGCAGCAGCAGAAATCAAGAGGAAACAACCGCAATGAATCGACGGTAGGAGGAAGTTTCTAGCAGTAGGCTGTGCTGACGTGGAAAGTGGAATTACAGCTGATGTAAGTCAGCATTCTGACGTGGGTTCCATGCAGCAACTATATAGGATTCAAGGAGTATCTATGGGAGAGGAAAGTCTGGAACTAAGAGGTTAATGTGTCGTAGAGTCAATTGAACACAGAAAATGAACAGCTAACCATTCAATCCAATTACTTAGAGTCAATTGAACACAGAAAATGAGTCTTTGTATAAAAGAGAAGATGAATGTGAGCTGGCGATGAACTGACGACATGCATGTTTTCGTAgatccttttttctttaaagaggaaataaataaataagtcaaGTAGATGGAAAAAAGTCAACTACTTATATGAATACAGAGGcacatcacataaaaaattaacattgctACAGTttataagaattaaaatataaaaataatatatatatttttaaaaaatcatttgatgaTACCGTGTCCATGTGcacatgtatttatatattgcAAAAATTAAGTAAGAGAAgtctttttaaaactaaaattgtcTATTGACTTAGAGTCAATTGAACATGCTTTAtgattgttgatttttaatttgaattattttcataaataacttataatattgttaagaaaataatcaagataaatattcttgattatttcctaatcaataaaaaaaaagatcaagaaattaaataacttaaggaaatcaaaaatttatttcaagaaaattataagtattttctataattgattttattatatttttctatatatcttgttggattgaaaataaaacacacATGAAAGatctaataataatttcttgttttatccttaaatttcttccaagttaaaatgattttaattagaaatatatttgataaaaatgattcaaatcagtttttttttattaaatgtagtataaacattaaaagttaaaatttaaatttgtaataaatcaagattttcACTTAATTGTGTAATTAACAAAGTTTTAATCCAAGTTAAAAGTTAATTATTTCTAACCAAACATGTTATTAactattttaagaataaaatattaaaaaataactcaaaatcaatttataaaaacaatcatgacAAACAAATTCTAATGCACATGCCTGATGAATTATTATGAATTGTTAATCACCCGTCCttgcatatatattttgggCTCAACCATTTAGGTTGACAAGAGCAAGAGATCActacgagagagagagagagagagagagagagagagagaagaggctGAAATATACAGGAAAGGGGCTCGCTGCCTGGGACTATACACAGAGATACTGTCGTCTGATCTCCCTCAGGTCAGCACTAActtgttttgttctttgaaATGTTTACTGACGATCTTTTGGATTTGGTTTAAGCTCTGCACTCTGCAGACCTTAGGTGGTTCTATATAAGTTTATGCATTCTATCCATAAAGTTTACCTTTCCGCTGTAAAGCTAGGTCTAGGTGGACGTAgttccatttttatttgttttctttttctttttcttttttaatattttttttaaagaagcgATAAACTAGACCAGGTCTggtttttaattagaatataaGCAACTAAACAGGACGAACAGATTTCAATAAGACTTTGGGGAAATGATGTAAATAGTcgtaagggttttttttaagagaatgtTTGGTAGATTGTCCAAGcagaactttttaaaaattttaaagttattttatttaaattagtattttttttagtaattttagatatttttaatatgatgatattaaaaataaatttaaaaaaataaaaaaaatattattttaatatatttataatcaaaatatattttttaaaaagtaatcgaCTACTACTTCAAACACCTTTAAATGAGCTTGATTAATTACAAgtatgaatatattttatttgatagcaTGAAATTTGATCATATACATGGACAAAATCTAGCTAATTATTTAGGCTATCTAATATATACCAAGTGAGAAATAGAGAGAAAAGGATGATTTAAAGTGTGGAGGgc
This DNA window, taken from Populus alba chromosome 17, ASM523922v2, whole genome shotgun sequence, encodes the following:
- the LOC118057027 gene encoding uncharacterized protein, translating into MGSTHATLLVVSLIFLVILGSNLIAGQTFSSNSSEPGTNVLAVNNVSQTVMQPDDTVRVDPLKDFKKYRGGYDIKNKHYWSSTMFTGVHGYVIGVIWLLGGIAYGGFLLATVFCCKNRRNEKLKKRSPCHKQCCLWPILLAIFFTILAITASGLVLGGNAKFHSRAKTVVDIIIDTANNATKTMYNTTGAMKDMKESLGASNQSTAVQASSFLTSTSEQLDAEAADIQRQARKNRRLIDKGLKIVYIVTTATISLNLAALIALSVCGTLRLRRPLNILIAVCWILTVLCWIFFGLYFFLQNFSRDSCTALESFQQNPYNNSLSSILPCDQLLSAKPVLFDVSQGIYSLVNQVNANLSTIQGLPYTVCNPFSAPPEYQFQPDKCPSNAIRIGDIPQVLKVFTCSSFDNGTCASGQFISHNDYTTVEAYTRSIQSLLNVYPEMENLVECQTVKDAFSEILLDHCKPLKRHIRMVWTSLVFLSLVMVFLVLIWAKLAQHEQEHHSLEGSVKPHSSVAKEPETGTKDSSNHTSPV